The Lichenihabitans psoromatis genome contains a region encoding:
- a CDS encoding phosphatase PAP2 family protein has translation MSDAGDTLRLAPHVSNARAFGFGQTRLILTVATILGTILSISLIDRPAAFWSHADFHGIWAFVALTHLVDPLPPAASIGFLVLGIAALSGRRPGPIGWVILQACVALLVAVMIKDQGKFVFGRLWPETWINNNPSLIGTGAYGFFPFHGGTGWASFPSGHMTAITAPMVAIQPALRRWWWVTVVPIGLVAIGLFGADYHFVGDMLAGTLLGAVCAWAIVSLMPRPETGIPTKMDGPAGSIATVSDSRH, from the coding sequence ATGAGCGACGCGGGCGATACACTGCGGCTTGCACCCCACGTGTCGAACGCGAGAGCGTTCGGCTTTGGTCAAACGAGGCTGATCCTCACCGTCGCGACAATCTTGGGCACTATCCTGTCGATTTCGTTGATCGATCGGCCGGCCGCTTTTTGGTCCCATGCGGATTTCCACGGGATATGGGCTTTCGTCGCGCTCACTCATCTTGTCGATCCTCTGCCGCCGGCTGCGTCGATCGGCTTTCTGGTGCTGGGCATCGCGGCACTTTCGGGTCGACGACCGGGTCCAATCGGCTGGGTCATTCTGCAGGCTTGCGTGGCGCTCTTGGTCGCCGTGATGATCAAGGATCAGGGGAAATTCGTCTTCGGGCGGTTGTGGCCGGAAACCTGGATCAACAACAACCCGTCGCTGATCGGCACCGGGGCCTACGGTTTTTTCCCGTTCCATGGCGGCACCGGATGGGCGTCTTTTCCGTCCGGCCACATGACAGCCATCACGGCTCCCATGGTTGCAATACAGCCGGCTCTCCGACGATGGTGGTGGGTCACTGTCGTGCCGATCGGCTTGGTGGCGATCGGCCTGTTCGGCGCCGATTATCATTTCGTCGGCGATATGTTGGCCGGAACGCTGCTTGGCGCGGTCTGCGCCTGGGCGATCGTCTCGCTGATGCCGAGGCCGGAAACTGGAATACCGACCAAAATGGATGGCCCGGCTGGCTCGATCGCGACCGTGAGTGACAGCCGACATTGA
- a CDS encoding FUSC family protein: MPQNSPLPVHASRQGRRGTNRRPGANLYKLPIGLDLSGISVLEGVRAALASAVFLALNQWIGSQALLIAAVGAMITCFCDIGGSLRQRLPMLLTFTALGAATWAIFGLLRAAGIGVVIPCAGLAAFLFSMARAWGLRAQTIGNVLIVVLALAIDAPLTPDKALSFFLYFGVGGLWACLLTVLIWRIQPDRPAIQAVAAVWSAQAALAADLRDMLLRPGTSQADWDDHARGHRRAVRAHIEEARSIVSTSVRRRGLVSGRGTQALLLLEAADQLFGELIILSELLETATAPGVHAHAERMLRRLRPILLILGADHRPDITRLRQSLDRMAEEALGSEQLNSLIGAIVDRLRITLRVVEGLEKPAPTAHPAPPDGGVWRTRIWGPLRDELTWRSAILRHAVRATVIVVPAIAITLHWWTPYSHWLTITLALTMQPFFAATWQRALERIGGTVLGAAIGGALAFFPQTPIVVGALLFPLAVIGFSVRQVSYGAYIACLTPLIVLLFDIVEPGHSAFVVAGMRIFYTLVGGIVAVAACMLLWPSWEPFRLRRELRETFLAYARLAVAVLGNPGTSRAEGTEAARRAAGLANSNLEASLSRALQEPGRGKRVGLEKIIAADAILRRLGAALLATPHDTSIQPILSGPGRAEWQTWLDEAFTALADGRSPSRPAPDAPASSTLQRVRRGIDVLSSDLATRGDEAPQPPL, encoded by the coding sequence TTGCCGCAGAATTCTCCCCTCCCTGTGCATGCGTCGCGGCAAGGTCGGCGCGGCACCAACCGCCGACCGGGCGCCAACCTCTATAAACTCCCGATCGGGCTCGATTTATCCGGCATCAGCGTCCTTGAAGGAGTGCGTGCCGCGCTGGCCTCTGCCGTCTTCCTCGCTCTCAATCAATGGATTGGGTCGCAGGCGCTGCTGATCGCTGCCGTCGGTGCCATGATCACCTGTTTCTGCGACATCGGCGGCTCGCTTCGGCAGCGGCTCCCGATGTTGTTGACCTTCACGGCCCTCGGCGCCGCGACATGGGCGATCTTCGGTCTTCTTCGCGCGGCGGGGATTGGGGTCGTGATCCCCTGCGCCGGCCTCGCCGCCTTCCTGTTCAGCATGGCGCGGGCCTGGGGACTGAGGGCGCAGACGATCGGCAACGTTCTCATCGTGGTCCTGGCGCTTGCGATCGACGCGCCGCTGACGCCCGACAAAGCGCTGTCGTTTTTCCTGTATTTCGGCGTAGGCGGCCTCTGGGCTTGCCTGCTCACCGTCTTGATCTGGCGCATCCAGCCGGATCGACCGGCCATCCAGGCCGTTGCGGCCGTCTGGTCGGCCCAGGCGGCGCTCGCGGCCGACCTCCGTGACATGCTGCTTCGCCCGGGCACGTCGCAAGCCGATTGGGATGATCATGCGCGCGGCCATCGGCGCGCGGTGCGGGCCCATATCGAGGAAGCGCGGTCGATCGTTTCGACATCGGTCCGGCGGCGGGGGCTCGTGTCGGGCAGAGGAACCCAGGCTCTCTTGTTGCTGGAGGCTGCCGATCAGCTGTTCGGCGAACTGATCATCCTCTCCGAACTGCTCGAAACTGCGACCGCGCCGGGTGTCCATGCCCATGCCGAGCGCATGTTACGTCGGCTTCGCCCGATCCTGCTGATCCTCGGAGCCGATCACCGTCCCGACATCACGCGGCTGCGGCAATCGCTCGATCGCATGGCCGAAGAGGCACTCGGTTCGGAGCAACTCAACAGCCTGATCGGTGCCATTGTGGATCGGCTTCGGATCACGCTTCGGGTCGTCGAAGGGTTGGAGAAGCCCGCTCCGACGGCTCATCCGGCTCCGCCGGACGGCGGCGTGTGGCGCACGCGCATTTGGGGTCCTCTTCGCGACGAACTCACCTGGCGGTCCGCCATTCTTCGCCACGCCGTCAGGGCCACTGTTATCGTTGTTCCGGCGATCGCGATCACGCTGCACTGGTGGACGCCCTATTCGCATTGGCTGACCATCACGCTGGCTCTGACCATGCAGCCGTTCTTTGCCGCGACATGGCAACGGGCATTGGAGCGGATCGGCGGCACGGTGCTGGGCGCGGCCATCGGCGGCGCGCTCGCCTTCTTTCCGCAAACGCCGATCGTCGTCGGTGCGCTCCTCTTTCCGCTGGCGGTCATCGGGTTTTCGGTTCGTCAGGTCAGCTACGGGGCCTACATTGCCTGCCTGACGCCTTTGATCGTTCTGCTGTTCGACATTGTCGAACCGGGCCACAGCGCCTTCGTGGTGGCCGGCATGCGCATCTTCTACACGCTCGTCGGCGGCATCGTCGCGGTCGCGGCCTGTATGCTGCTCTGGCCGAGTTGGGAGCCGTTTCGCCTCCGGCGCGAGTTACGCGAGACATTTCTGGCCTATGCTCGCCTTGCGGTCGCGGTCTTGGGCAACCCCGGCACGAGCCGCGCCGAGGGCACTGAGGCGGCTCGCCGCGCTGCTGGGCTGGCCAACAGCAATCTCGAAGCTTCGCTGTCACGCGCGCTGCAGGAACCGGGGCGTGGCAAGCGCGTCGGACTAGAAAAGATCATCGCGGCGGATGCAATTTTGCGGCGGCTCGGCGCGGCGCTGTTGGCAACCCCGCATGATACCTCGATCCAGCCGATCTTATCGGGACCCGGCCGGGCAGAGTGGCAGACTTGGCTCGATGAAGCCTTCACGGCGCTGGCCGACGGCCGATCTCCGTCTCGTCCCGCTCCGGACGCGCCGGCGTCGAGTACGTTGCAACGGGTGCGGCGCGGCATTGACGTGTTGAGCAGCGATCTCGCAACGCGAGGAGACGAGGCGCCACAGCCTCCACTATGA